One region of Bosea sp. 29B genomic DNA includes:
- a CDS encoding creatininase family protein, whose amino-acid sequence MLVARMNWMQIEEQAKRDDRCVLPLGCVEQHAYLSLATDAILSERVAAEAAEPLGIPVFPVQAYGMTPGFAAYPGTISLRMTTYVALLEDLLEGVYRSGFRRIVLVNGHGGNAPVMTAVTEWMGKRPDASVKMHNWWAGSRFQEAVKAVDPAASHASWMENFPWTRLEGVSLPDGVKPPFDAALYQAASPQRKREILGDGNFYGRYQRPDEEMLALWAVGVEETRAVMVESWP is encoded by the coding sequence GTGCTCGTCGCCCGGATGAACTGGATGCAGATCGAGGAACAGGCGAAGCGCGACGATCGCTGCGTGCTGCCGCTCGGCTGCGTCGAACAACACGCCTATTTGAGCCTCGCCACCGACGCGATCCTGTCGGAGCGTGTCGCCGCCGAGGCGGCAGAGCCGCTCGGCATCCCGGTCTTCCCGGTGCAGGCCTATGGCATGACGCCGGGTTTCGCCGCCTATCCCGGCACGATCTCGCTGCGGATGACCACTTATGTCGCGCTGCTCGAGGATCTGCTCGAGGGCGTCTACCGTTCCGGTTTCCGCCGCATCGTGCTGGTCAACGGCCATGGCGGCAATGCGCCGGTGATGACGGCGGTGACCGAGTGGATGGGCAAGCGGCCCGACGCCAGCGTCAAGATGCACAATTGGTGGGCGGGTTCCCGCTTCCAGGAGGCAGTCAAGGCAGTCGACCCGGCCGCCTCACATGCCTCGTGGATGGAGAACTTCCCCTGGACCCGTCTCGAAGGCGTGAGCTTGCCCGATGGGGTGAAGCCGCCCTTCGATGCCGCGCTCTACCAGGCCGCCAGTCCGCAGCGGAAACGCGAGATTCTCGGCGACGGCAATTTCTACGGCCGTTACCAGCGGCCGGACGAGGAGATGCTGGCGCTCTGGGCCGTAGGCGTCGAGGAAACGCGCGCAGTGATGGTCGAGAGCTGGCCGTGA
- a CDS encoding ABC transporter permease, which translates to MKTETPIARFWSEFRESRIAVAALVVVVLMIGVAVLAPLIAPQNPYDLANLVLSDARRPPGYVGSSGYTHWLGTDAQGRDLLSAILYGLRISLQMGLVAGTFAFAIGVTLGIAAAYLGGRREAFIMRVIDLQLAFPAILLALVISALLGQGKAQLIAALVAAQYAYFARTAHGAASAERGKDYVEAALSTPLPARQVIWRHILPNCLPPLIVVATVQVANAIALEATLSFLGVGLPVTEPSLGSLIANGFQYMLSGRYWISIYPGLALILLIVAINLVGDQIRDQVNPRLKR; encoded by the coding sequence ATGAAGACCGAAACGCCCATCGCCCGCTTCTGGAGCGAGTTCAGGGAGAGCCGCATTGCTGTCGCGGCGCTCGTCGTCGTCGTCCTGATGATCGGCGTCGCCGTGCTCGCGCCGCTGATCGCGCCGCAGAACCCCTACGACCTCGCCAATCTCGTCCTGTCCGATGCGCGCCGGCCCCCCGGCTATGTCGGCTCCAGCGGCTATACCCATTGGCTCGGCACCGACGCGCAGGGGCGCGACCTGCTCTCGGCCATCCTCTATGGCCTGCGCATCTCCCTGCAGATGGGGCTGGTCGCCGGGACCTTCGCCTTCGCCATCGGCGTCACGCTCGGCATCGCCGCCGCCTATCTCGGCGGACGGCGCGAGGCCTTCATCATGCGCGTGATCGACCTGCAGCTCGCCTTCCCGGCGATCCTGCTGGCGCTGGTGATCTCGGCATTGCTCGGCCAGGGCAAGGCGCAGCTGATCGCCGCGCTGGTCGCCGCGCAATACGCCTATTTCGCCCGCACTGCCCATGGCGCCGCCTCGGCCGAGCGTGGCAAGGACTATGTCGAGGCGGCGCTCTCGACGCCGCTGCCGGCCCGGCAGGTGATCTGGCGCCACATCCTGCCGAACTGCCTGCCGCCCTTGATCGTGGTCGCGACCGTGCAGGTCGCCAATGCCATCGCGCTGGAGGCGACGCTCTCCTTCCTCGGCGTCGGCCTGCCAGTGACCGAGCCTTCGCTCGGCTCGCTGATCGCCAACGGCTTCCAGTACATGCTGTCCGGCCGCTACTGGATCTCGATCTATCCCGGCCTTGCCCTGATCCTGCTGATCGTCGCGATCAACCTGGTCGGCGACCAGATCCGCGACCAGGTCAATCCGAGGCTGAAGCGATGA
- a CDS encoding ABC transporter permease — protein MLTHVIERVLQALAVMLVMSALVFVGVYAIGNPIDVLIGPDVSQDIRLDTIARYGLDKPLWEQYFTFLDRVLHGDFGRSFVFGMPVLQLILSRLPATLELTLAAVLGAALIGIPAGIYAGYRPDSPLSKGIMALSILGFSVPTFWIGLVLIMAFAVELQWLPAGGRGETAQLFGVEWSFLTLNGLSHLLLPALNLAFFKLALMTRLARAGTREVMLTDTVKFARAAGIPEGVILRRHVLRLISIPLVTVFGLEFASTLAFAVVTETIFSWPGIGKLIIDSIQSLDRPVMVAYLMLVAFVFIMINFLVDMTYFALDPRLRKGRTG, from the coding sequence ATGCTGACCCACGTCATCGAGCGCGTCCTGCAGGCGCTGGCCGTCATGCTGGTCATGTCGGCGCTGGTCTTTGTCGGCGTCTACGCCATCGGCAACCCTATCGACGTGCTGATCGGCCCCGATGTCAGCCAGGACATCAGGCTCGACACCATCGCCCGCTATGGGCTCGATAAGCCGCTCTGGGAACAGTATTTCACCTTTCTCGATCGTGTCCTGCACGGCGATTTCGGCCGCTCCTTCGTCTTCGGCATGCCGGTGCTCCAGCTCATCCTGTCGCGCCTGCCGGCGACGCTGGAGTTGACGCTGGCGGCCGTCCTTGGGGCTGCGCTGATCGGCATTCCCGCCGGCATCTATGCCGGCTATCGGCCCGACAGCCCGCTTTCCAAAGGGATCATGGCGCTGTCCATCCTCGGTTTCTCGGTGCCGACCTTCTGGATCGGCCTCGTCCTGATCATGGCCTTCGCCGTCGAGCTGCAATGGCTGCCGGCCGGCGGGCGTGGCGAAACCGCCCAGCTCTTCGGCGTCGAATGGAGCTTCCTGACGCTGAACGGCCTCTCGCATCTCCTGCTGCCGGCGCTGAACCTCGCCTTCTTCAAGCTCGCGCTGATGACGCGCCTGGCGCGGGCCGGCACCCGCGAGGTCATGCTGACCGACACGGTGAAATTCGCCCGTGCCGCCGGCATCCCGGAGGGCGTCATCCTGCGCCGGCACGTGCTGCGCCTGATCTCGATCCCGCTCGTCACTGTCTTTGGCCTCGAATTCGCCTCGACGCTCGCCTTCGCGGTGGTGACCGAGACGATCTTCTCCTGGCCCGGCATCGGCAAGCTGATCATCGACTCCATCCAGTCGCTCGATCGGCCGGTGATGGTCGCCTATCTGATGCTGGTCGCCTTCGTCTTCATCATGATCAACTTCCTGGTCGACATGACCTATTTCGCGCTCGATCCGCGCTTGCGGAAGGGCCGGACGGGATGA
- a CDS encoding MarR family winged helix-turn-helix transcriptional regulator — MARAPTSLSKLDRDREAALRALDPLTVTKLWDNPCWLSFRLNFIAFRFNDPVYRWIETRYGLVRPEFVALYAVGLKGGVAAKNIVASAGLPKNTLSRAIQKLLQRRLLKRETDPADLRSYVLALTPAGRAIFDETMPMMVGQQTAMLAVLTEAEQKQLCELMDKMVIASPAWPADLEPEGTST, encoded by the coding sequence ATGGCACGCGCCCCGACTTCCTTGTCCAAGCTCGATCGCGACCGCGAGGCGGCGCTGCGCGCGCTCGACCCGCTGACCGTCACCAAGCTCTGGGACAATCCCTGCTGGCTGTCGTTCAGGCTCAATTTCATTGCCTTCCGCTTCAACGACCCGGTCTATCGCTGGATCGAGACACGCTACGGCCTGGTGCGGCCGGAATTCGTCGCGCTTTACGCCGTCGGACTCAAGGGCGGCGTCGCGGCCAAGAACATCGTCGCCTCCGCCGGCCTGCCGAAGAACACGCTCTCGCGCGCGATCCAGAAGCTGCTGCAGCGGCGCCTGCTCAAGCGCGAGACCGATCCGGCCGATCTGCGCAGCTATGTTCTAGCGCTGACGCCGGCCGGGCGCGCCATCTTCGACGAGACCATGCCGATGATGGTGGGACAGCAGACTGCGATGCTCGCGGTGCTGACCGAAGCCGAGCAGAAGCAGCTCTGCGAATTGATGGACAAGATGGTGATCGCCTCCCCGGCGTGGCCTGCCGATCTCGAACCCGAAGGGACCTCAACATGA